The DNA window TCCCTCGCTGCTCGGACTGCTGGGCGCGATCCCCGTGATCAGCTTCGGAGTGGTCTCGCCGTTCGTGCACCTGCTCTCCTCCCGCTGGGGGCTGGAGCGCAGCATCTTCGCCTCCCTGCTCCTGCTGGCCGCCGGGACAGTGCTGCGTTCTCTGCCGGCTCCGCTGCTGCCCGGCGACGAGTCCACCGCCGCACAGATCTCTCTGGTGAGCGGCACGGTGATCCTCAGTCTGGCCATCGGGGTCGGCAACGTTCTGGTGCCGGCAGTGGTCAAGCGCGACTTCCCTGACCGGGTGCCGCTGATGACCGGGCTCTATACGGCCACGATGGCCGGCGCAGCCGCAGCGGCTTCCGGCTCGGCCGTGCCCTTGTCCTCGGCGGTGGGCTGGGAGTCTGCGCTGGGCTGCACGGCGCTGCTGGCACTGATCGCGTGTGTTCTGTGGAGTGCACGCTTGGTCTGGGGGCACGGGGCACAACAGCCGTCGACGCCGACTGCACCCGAGTCGACCGCACCGGAGTCTGCGCAGGAACCCTCGATGTGGCGCTCCCCGGTGGCCTGGCAGGTGACCGCCTATTTCGCCCTGCAGTCCGGGATGTTCTACCTGATGCTGACGTGGTACCCGGCGATTCTGAGCTATCACGGGATCGGTGAAGCCTTCGCCGGATGGATGCTCTCCCTCTGGCAGGGCGTCGGCATCGCGGCGAGCCTGCTGGTGGGGCCGGTGCTTCAGCGGGCGAGGGACCAGCGGGCTGTCTCCTCGGTGGTCTGTTGCACGATGGTCCTGACTCTGCTCGGCATCCTGCTCGCGCCCTCGTGGGTGGTCCTCTGGAGCCTGCTCGGCGGTTTCTCCACCTCCACCATGCTGCTGCTGGCGCTGACGATGATCTCGCTGCGGGCTCGCACCGCGCACCAGGCCGGCCGGCTCTCCGGCATGGCCCAGGGAGTGGGATACCTCTGCGCAGCGACCGGCCCGCTGCTGGCGGGAGCGATCTTCGACCTCACCGGGTCATGGAACCCGGTGCTCTATGGAATGCTGGCCGCCGTCGGGCTGCTTGCGGCGGCAGGACTGCTGGCCGGGCGCACCGTCTACACACACTGAGCCGAGCGACAGTGCAGGGACGCAGCGGTGCGCCGGTCCCAGCAGCTCACCACCGGTCGTGGACCTGCGGCCTGATGGCCCCCTCGTAGAGAGAGGACACGGCGTCGAGGAAGTCCTGGGACAGGGTGGGGACCTCTGCGGCGGCCGCATTGCGCTGAGCCTGCTGGGCATTGCGGGCACCGGGGATCACGCTGGTGACACCCGGCTGCTGGATGATCCAGACCAGGGCTGCGGCGGCCGGTTCCAGGCCGGCCTCGCGGGCCAGTGCCGAGAAACGTGCGGCCGCCTCCACTCCTACGGAGAAGTCCACGCCGGAGAAGGTCTCGCCCACGTCGAAGGCTTCGCCGCGGCGGTTGAAGTTCCGATGGTCGTTCTCAGCGAAGACCGTCTCCGGGGTGTAGCGCCCTGAGAGCAGTCCGCTGGCCAGGGGTACCCGGGCGATGATCCCGACGCCGGCCTCTGCGGCGGCAGGCAGCAGCTGGTCCAGGGGCTTCTGACGGAACGCGTTGAGGATGATCTGCACAGAGGCTACGTTCGGCCGGGCGAGAGCGGTGAGCGCTTCCTCCACGGTCTCCACGGAGACCCCGTAGGCGGCGATCGCACCCTCGTCGACCAACTCGTCCAGGGCGTCGTAGACGGCGTCGGAGCTGTAGACCGGGGTTTCCGGGCAGTGCAGCTGGACCATGTCCAGAGTGTCCATGCCCAGGTTGGCCCGGGAGCGGTCGGTCCAGGCGCGGAAATTCGCCTCCGTGGCGTGCCCCAGGCTGGGGGCTGGGGCGCGGCGGACCATCTTGGTGGCCACGAAGCCGTCCCAGTCCGGGTTCTTCCCGCGCCAGCGACCGATGAGCTGCTCGGAGCGGCCGTCGCCGTAGACATCGGCGGTGTCGAAGAAGGTCACTCCGGCCTCTGCTGCGGCGTCGAGGACGGCGAAGGCATCGGCCTCCGCGACATCACCCCAGTCGCCGCCGAGCTGCCAGGTGCCCAGGCCGATCTCAGAGATGCTGCGTCCGGTGCGTCCGAGAGTCCGCTGTTCCATGATGATCTGTCCTCAGGTGCGAGAAGAATGCTGTCCCTGTCGATCGTAGAACAGCGGGCGAGGAGTTCCGAGAAGAGGGCCTCTCGGCGAAGCTTGCCGCGGGGTTGATCAGGCGTATGGAGGGGCCTACTATCAAGTCACTTACCCATGGTGCTGCCCGCGACTTCTGGGAGTTCCATGTCAGGCGCACACAACCGCACGATTCATCGCAGCCGAACTTTTCTGTCTGTGGCCCTGAGGAGGAACTGCGGATCCCGTCGCCATCCTCTCCCATGAGGAGCTCTCCCGAGACGAGCCCGTGGGCCGCCTGGTCGAAGGTGTCGACCTCGTAGCAGTGCTCGACGTCTCCGACGTCGCTCGGGTCTACTATGGTCGATGCCAGCACCGCGGTGCGCTGCTGCCCGATGGTCATATGGAGGGAGAGCACCTCGTCTGCACCCTCCATGGCTCGACATATGATGGGCTGCGAGGCGCCCGGAAGACCCCCTTCCGTTCGACCTGCAGGTCGACCAGGCGAACCCTCAGGCCGGTGAGAGCCTCGGCCCGTTCGCGCAGGTGCCGTCGCGCTGTCTCAGTCAGTTCGCGCACCGGGACCGGGTATGGCAGGGCCAGACGCACTTCCAGAGCGACTGTGCCGCCGGAGAGCGTCGCCCCCACCTGCGGTCGGGTGGTCCTGTCCGCACGCCACAGACCCAGTGGGCCCCGTCCCGAGGCCCGTACGTCGGGGATCTCCGAGGCCGCCTGAGCGGCGGACTTCAACACCACCGCCTCGTGGACCACCAGGCTGCCGCGGACGGAAACAGCGGCGCTCATCGGCGGGTCCGCTCACGAGAGAACATCCCGACCAGGTCGAGCCGCCCTTCGAGCGTGGCCCCGACGACCAGGCCCAGAGCCGCGAAGAAAGCCACGCCCAGCATCGCGAGGAAGCCCGCGAACACAGCGACGAGGCCCAGTACGAGGCCGACGAGGAGTCCGGTGACAGTCGTGATCATGATGCGCTCCTCTCGAGCACGCCGAGGGTCAGGCCAGGTCATGATCGGTGCTCTCGTCATCGCCCTCCGGCAGGTGCACGTCAGCGATGGTGACGTTGACCTCGACCACCTTGAGGCCGGTGCCGTGCTCCACTGAGCGGATCACGTTGCGGCGGATGTTCTCGGCCACCTCCACCACCGCAGCGCCGTACTCGACGATCACAGTCAGGTCGATGGCGGTCTCCCGCTCGCCCTTCTCCACCGAGACGCCGCCGCTGACCTGGGTCTTTGATCCGGGGATCCGCTCCGAGATGGCATCGAAGGTCCGACGCGCGGCGTCGCCCATCGCATACACACCCGGAACCTCGCGCGCGGCGAGTCCGGAGAGCTTCTGGACGACCGTCTCCTCGACGACGGTGGTTCCGTGGGCAGTGACCAGTGGGCTGTCAGCAGAAGCCTCAGACCGGGAACTCCGAATCGCCTCGCGGTTGCTCCCCGCATCGTTCCGGTTGGTCTGAGCCTCCGGCCGTCGTGGACGAGGCCACGGTGGCCGCGCGGGCGCAGGACGGAGACGTGGCCGCCTTCGAACAGCTGTTGGACATCTATGAGGCTCCACTGCTGCGCTTGGCGGTCAGGATGCTGCGGGTTCGTTTCGACGCCGAGGACGTCGTGCAGGACACCTTCCTGACGGTCTGGCGCCGGGTCGATACTCTGGAGGACGCGGGCCGGTTCAAGACCTGGATCTATCGCCTGGTCAGCAACGCCTGCATCGATGTCGTCCGCCGTCGGGAACGGCAACGCACGAACTCGATGGCCCCGCGGACTTCGTGGATGTCGCGTCCAGGGCACCGTCTTTGGAAGAGACGGCGGAACGCGGAGCAGCTGTGCGCCACTTGGAGAACGTGCTGACCGCGTTGCCTGCGGAACAGCGGCTGGCCTGGCTGCTCTACGAGGTCCACGGCCAGTCGTATGCCGAGATCGCGCAGGTGATGGACATTGTGCACCGGGAATCGGTTCTCGGGCCCACCACCGAACTGTCCACCCCGTCAGGTCTCCGCTTCGAGATGCTCACCGCGACGATCCGGCAGATCATCCGTGATGCCGCGGACCAGGAGCCTGGCTTCGTCGCCCGGCGCGTGCGGGTCGACGTCGACGAGGCGGGGTCCTCTTCCGGGGCGGCCCGGGGCTGATGAGCGAAGAAGACATCGCCGAGCTCGAAACCGCTGAGGGTGATCAAGCCGCGCAACTGTTCTTAGAGCAGATGATCGTCCATCACGAAGGTGCTGTTACGGTGGCGGAAGACCACCTGGCCAACGGGGGAGAACCCCGAGGCCCTGGAACTATCAGAAGAGATCATCAGCGTCCAGCAGGCTGAGATCGAACACATGGAAGACCTGCTGGAGAACGTGAAGAACCCTCATGGCTGAACACCACGGGCACCACGACCACTCAGGCCACCACCACGGCCCCCACGTAGCGCACGCCCCCGAGGAAGGCCACGGCCACCCCACTGGTCACCATGGGCATGCGATGCATCCCAAAGGCGACGACGCCCACGGACATGCTTCCTCCGGCCATGCCGAGCACGACCATTCAGCTCACCATGGCCACTCAGGCCATGGAGGCCATGGTGATCACGTCGGGCAGTTCCGCAGGCTGTTCTGGATCATGCTGGTCTTGGCGGTGCCGGTGGTGGGGTTCAACGAGATGTTCGCCCACCTCATCGGCTACCACCTGCCAGAGGCTACTTGGGTTTGGTGGGTCTCCCCGGTACTGGGCACCGTGATCTACGCCTGGGGCGGCTGGCCCTTCCTCACCGGGGCGGTCTCGGAGATTCGTTCCGGCAAGCCGGGGATGATGCTGCTGATCGGCCTAGCGATCACGGTGGCGTTCATCGCCTCTTGGGGTGCTACCCTGCACCTGCTTGATCATGAGCTGAACTTCTGGTGGGAGCTGGCCCTGCTGGTGGTGATCATGCTGTTAGGCCACTGGATCGAGATGCGCTCCCTGGCCCGAACCAGCTCAGCCCTGGACTCGCTGGCTGCCCTGCTGCCCGATGAGGCAGAGAAGGTCACCGACCACGGCGTAGAGAAGGTGTCCCCGGCGCAGTTGGCTCTCGATGATGTGGTGATCGTGCGTCCCGGTGCTTCTGTGCCTGCTGATGGTCAGGTGATTGATGGTTCGGCCAGTATGGATGAGTCGATGGTCACCGGTGAGTCCAAGCCCGTACGGCGCGAGGAAGGCGATCATGTGGTGGCCGGGACGGTAGCCACTGACTCCGGCATCCGGGTAAGGATCACCGCCACCGGAGACGACACCGCCTTGGCCGGTATTCAACGCCTGGTCGCTGATGCCCAGGCCTCGTCTTCCCGGGCTCAGCGGATCGCCGATACCGCGGCGGGGTGGTTGTTCTGGTTCGCCCTGGTCGCCGCGCTGATCACGGCGGCAGCCTGGGTCATGTTGGGGATGCCGGATGCTGCGGTGGTGCGGACCATCACTGTGTTGGTGATCGCCTGCCCGCACGCCCTGGGCCTGGCGATCCCGCTTGTGGTCTCCATCGCCACCGAACGCGCTGCCCGCGGCGGGGTGCTCATCAAGGACCGGCTGGCCCTGGAATCAATGCGCACCGTTGACGCGATGCTGTTCGACAAGACCGGCACTCTCACCAAGGGAGAACCCACCGTCACAGGCATCGAACCCACCCAGGGGTACACCGGAGATGAGGTCCTGGCCCTGGCCGCCGCAGCTGAGGCCGACAGCGAGCACCCGCTGGCCCGCGCCATCGTCGGCGCAGCATCCCACCGCAACCTGGAGGTTGCTGCCGCCGGGGACTTCTCATCCTCACCCGCTGTAGGGGTCCGTGCCACAGTCAACGGCACCGTGATTCAGGTCGGTGGCCCCTACATGCTCAGCGAGCAGCACCAAGACGAGCTGCCCATCGCCGAGCGATGGAGGCACGAGGGAGCGATCATCCTCCACGTCCTGGCCGAAGGCAAGGTAATCGGCGCCCTGCGCCTGGCCGATGAAATCCGACCCGAATCCCGAGCCACGGTCCAAGCCCTCCACGCCGTGGGGGCTCAGGTGGTCATGATCACTGGGGACGCCCAAGCGGTCGCCGACACTGTTGCGGCCGAGCTGGGCATCGACCGGGTCTTCGCCGGGGTCCGCCCCGAAGACAAGGCCGCCAAGGTCAAAGAACTCCAGCAGGAGGGACAGAAGGTAGCCATGGTCGGTGACGGCGTAAACGACGCCCCCGCCCTGGCCCAGGCCGATGTCGGCGTGGCCATCGGGGCGGGAACTGATGTGGCCATCGGCTCCGCCGGGGTGATCCTGGCCAGCTCCGACCCCCGCTCAGTGTTGTCAGTGATTGATCTGTCCCGCTCCAGCTACCGGAAGATGAAGCAGAACCTCTGGTGGGCCGCCGGCTACAACCTCATCTCCGTACCACTGGCCGCAGGCATCCTCGCGCCCATCGGATTTGTGCTGCCCATGAGCATCGGCGCGATCCTGATGTCAGCCTCCACTGTCGTGGTCGCCCTCAACGCCCAACTGCTGCGCCGCTTGGACCTCCGGCCAGAAGTCTCCACCCGAAACTTCACCACCTAGGAGTGGGTTTGCTGAAGGTT is part of the Nesterenkonia lacusekhoensis genome and encodes:
- a CDS encoding CynX/NimT family MFS transporter, whose protein sequence is MLLIATVLVVAANLRPAISAVGPLLEQIRADTGLSPSLLGLLGAIPVISFGVVSPFVHLLSSRWGLERSIFASLLLLAAGTVLRSLPAPLLPGDESTAAQISLVSGTVILSLAIGVGNVLVPAVVKRDFPDRVPLMTGLYTATMAGAAAAASGSAVPLSSAVGWESALGCTALLALIACVLWSARLVWGHGAQQPSTPTAPESTAPESAQEPSMWRSPVAWQVTAYFALQSGMFYLMLTWYPAILSYHGIGEAFAGWMLSLWQGVGIAASLLVGPVLQRARDQRAVSSVVCCTMVLTLLGILLAPSWVVLWSLLGGFSTSTMLLLALTMISLRARTAHQAGRLSGMAQGVGYLCAATGPLLAGAIFDLTGSWNPVLYGMLAAVGLLAAAGLLAGRTVYTH
- a CDS encoding aldo/keto reductase encodes the protein MEQRTLGRTGRSISEIGLGTWQLGGDWGDVAEADAFAVLDAAAEAGVTFFDTADVYGDGRSEQLIGRWRGKNPDWDGFVATKMVRRAPAPSLGHATEANFRAWTDRSRANLGMDTLDMVQLHCPETPVYSSDAVYDALDELVDEGAIAAYGVSVETVEEALTALARPNVASVQIILNAFRQKPLDQLLPAAAEAGVGIIARVPLASGLLSGRYTPETVFAENDHRNFNRRGEAFDVGETFSGVDFSVGVEAAARFSALAREAGLEPAAAALVWIIQQPGVTSVIPGARNAQQAQRNAAAAEVPTLSQDFLDAVSSLYEGAIRPQVHDRW
- a CDS encoding Rieske (2Fe-2S) protein, yielding MGRLVEGVDLVAVLDVSDVARVYYGRCQHRGALLPDGHMEGEHLVCTLHGSTYDGLRGARKTPFRSTCRSTRRTLRPVRASARSRRCRRAVSVSSRTGTGYGRARRTSRATVPPESVAPTCGRVVLSARHRPSGPRPEARTSGISEAA
- a CDS encoding Asp23/Gls24 family envelope stress response protein, whose protein sequence is MEPHRCPTAVRRRPRLRPAPARPPWPRPRRPEAQTNRNDAGSNREAIRSSRSEASADSPLVTAHGTTVVEETVVQKLSGLAAREVPGVYAMGDAARRTFDAISERIPGSKTQVSGGVSVEKGERETAIDLTVIVEYGAAVVEVAENIRRNVIRSVEHGTGLKVVEVNVTIADVHLPEGDDESTDHDLA
- a CDS encoding RNA polymerase sigma factor, with product MDEATVAARAQDGDVAAFEQLLDIYEAPLLRLAVRMLRVRFDAEDVVQDTFLTVWRRVDTLEDAGRFKTWIYRLVSNACIDVVRRRERQRTNSMAPRTSWMSRPGHRLWKRRRNAEQLCATWRTC
- a CDS encoding sigma factor-like helix-turn-helix DNA-binding protein, with product MLTALPAEQRLAWLLYEVHGQSYAEIAQVMDIVHRESVLGPTTELSTPSGLRFEMLTATIRQIIRDAADQEPGFVARRVRVDVDEAGSSSGAARG
- a CDS encoding DUF305 domain-containing protein, with translation MSEEDIAELETAEGDQAAQLFLEQMIVHHEGAVTVAEDHLANGGEPRGPGTIRRDHQRPAG
- a CDS encoding heavy metal translocating P-type ATPase, whose product is MLVLAVPVVGFNEMFAHLIGYHLPEATWVWWVSPVLGTVIYAWGGWPFLTGAVSEIRSGKPGMMLLIGLAITVAFIASWGATLHLLDHELNFWWELALLVVIMLLGHWIEMRSLARTSSALDSLAALLPDEAEKVTDHGVEKVSPAQLALDDVVIVRPGASVPADGQVIDGSASMDESMVTGESKPVRREEGDHVVAGTVATDSGIRVRITATGDDTALAGIQRLVADAQASSSRAQRIADTAAGWLFWFALVAALITAAAWVMLGMPDAAVVRTITVLVIACPHALGLAIPLVVSIATERAARGGVLIKDRLALESMRTVDAMLFDKTGTLTKGEPTVTGIEPTQGYTGDEVLALAAAAEADSEHPLARAIVGAASHRNLEVAAAGDFSSSPAVGVRATVNGTVIQVGGPYMLSEQHQDELPIAERWRHEGAIILHVLAEGKVIGALRLADEIRPESRATVQALHAVGAQVVMITGDAQAVADTVAAELGIDRVFAGVRPEDKAAKVKELQQEGQKVAMVGDGVNDAPALAQADVGVAIGAGTDVAIGSAGVILASSDPRSVLSVIDLSRSSYRKMKQNLWWAAGYNLISVPLAAGILAPIGFVLPMSIGAILMSASTVVVALNAQLLRRLDLRPEVSTRNFTT